The Trichoplusia ni isolate ovarian cell line Hi5 unplaced genomic scaffold, tn1 tig00000599, whole genome shotgun sequence genome has a window encoding:
- the LOC113507096 gene encoding uncharacterized protein LOC113507096, whose translation MCRLHLLSVFLTLISISLSKAYYINPNEECGPLGFTCERNNRLRICEGTKLVGPTFVCPLGTFCNEESTDVCENAINYIDPALTRRLRCHRNERIANPNVPGCKGYILCVPNGNRFQGINFKCAGNTIFNGFTRSCTSPDKYKCPVTNTTKTAPALYGSDDRKDPYLGLDKSTSNINNRVNGNRPTPIECKNYKFRVTQDDTPNRATFFCPPRPVRGETIIRCTIFSNKFCVTLERNDEDQFIVENGAPPRKPRTWTN comes from the exons ATGTGCAGGCTACATCTCTTATCTGTGTTTTTAACG TTAATCTCCATCAGTTTATCGAAGGCGTACTATATAAACCCAAACGAGGAATGTGGGCCATTAGGATTCACATGCGAGAGAAATAATAGACTCCGTATATGTGAGGGCACAAAACTAGTGGGGCCCACTTTTGTATGTCCCCTCGGAACATTCTGCAACGAGGAGTCGACAGATGTATGCGAAAATGCCATCAACTACATAGACCCTGCGCTGACGAGAAGGCTGCGTTGTCACCGGAACGAGAGAATAGCGAATCCCAACGTCCCAGGTTGCAAGGGATACATTCTCTGCGTGCCAAATGGAAACCGCTTCCAAGGTATCAACTTCAAGTGTGCAggaaatacaattttcaacGGCTTCACACGGTCATGCACCTCTCCAGACAAATACAAATGTCCAGTTACAAACACTACAAAAACAGCGCCCGCGCTATACGGCTCTGACGACAGAAAGGATCCCTATCTCGGGCTTGATAAGTCTACATCGAATATCAATAATCGGGTTAATGGAAACCGTCCTACACCGATTGAATGTAAGAACTACAAGTTTAGGGTTACTCAGGACGACACTCCCAACCGCGCGACGTTCTTCTGTCCCCCACGACCAGTGAGAGGTGAAACCATCATTAGATGCactatattttcaaacaagTTCTGTGTCACGCTAGAAAGAAATGACGAAGACcaatttattgttgaaaatgGCGCCCCCCCGCGTAAACCAAGAACGTGGACTAATTGA